Proteins from one Bradyrhizobium roseum genomic window:
- a CDS encoding ABC transporter permease, whose amino-acid sequence MTGTRSAARIALLIVTWVARLVAVILVIATFNFVLVRAAPGDPAMVMAGQSGGADPKILDDLRKEYGLDKPYLVQLASHLGRVLTLDLGYSYRQRRPVLDLILERLPATLLLTLTAFCLALLIGTTLGALAGLAAGSIVDTLFTVLSLLLYATPVFWLGLMLVLVFSVTLGWLPPFGYETINAKMTSIERVLDIAKHMIMPVMSLAAIYLAIYARLMRSSIIEVSHQDFIKTARAKGLAPARIVVGHMLRNALVPVVTVAGMQAGALVGGAVVIETVFAWPGLGRLTFEAVLQRDYPVLLGIFLILSIIVIALNLVTDLIYRLIDPRMTTEAA is encoded by the coding sequence GTGACGGGGACCAGGAGCGCCGCGCGGATCGCGCTCTTGATCGTCACGTGGGTGGCGCGGCTCGTCGCCGTGATCCTTGTCATCGCCACCTTCAACTTCGTGCTGGTCCGCGCAGCACCGGGCGATCCGGCCATGGTGATGGCCGGGCAGTCGGGCGGCGCTGACCCGAAGATCCTCGACGATCTGCGCAAGGAATACGGGCTCGATAAGCCGTATCTGGTGCAACTCGCCAGCCATCTCGGGCGCGTGCTTACGCTGGACCTCGGCTATTCCTATCGCCAGCGCCGGCCGGTCCTCGACCTCATCCTGGAGCGGCTGCCGGCGACGCTGCTGCTCACGCTCACCGCGTTCTGCCTCGCGCTGCTGATCGGCACGACGCTCGGCGCGCTGGCGGGGCTGGCAGCCGGCAGCATCGTCGACACGCTGTTCACCGTGCTATCGCTGCTGCTCTACGCCACGCCGGTCTTCTGGCTGGGGCTGATGCTCGTGCTCGTCTTCTCGGTGACGCTCGGCTGGTTGCCGCCATTCGGATACGAGACGATCAACGCGAAGATGACGTCGATCGAGCGCGTACTCGATATCGCCAAACACATGATCATGCCGGTCATGTCGCTTGCCGCGATCTATCTCGCGATCTACGCCCGCCTGATGCGCTCCTCGATCATCGAGGTATCGCACCAGGATTTCATCAAGACGGCGCGGGCCAAGGGGCTCGCCCCGGCTCGGATCGTCGTCGGCCACATGCTGCGCAACGCGCTGGTGCCGGTGGTGACGGTGGCCGGCATGCAGGCGGGCGCGCTCGTCGGCGGCGCGGTGGTGATCGAGACCGTGTTCGCCTGGCCGGGCCTCGGCCGGCTCACCTTCGAGGCCGTGCTGCAGCGCGACTATCCGGTGCTGCTCGGCATCTTCCTGATCTTGTCGATCATTGTCATCGCGCTCAACCTCGTGACCGACCTGATCTACCGCCTGATCGATCCCCGCATGACGACGGAAGCCGCCTGA
- a CDS encoding ABC transporter substrate-binding protein, which yields MNRREFTAAMLAAGAAIPLGITRAAGQTRGGTLNTIIQPEPPILVTAFNQQQPTLTLGGKIYESLLKYGADLKPMPGLAQSWEISPDGLTYTFKLFPGITFHDGKPMTSEDVVFSCMKVLTETHPRARQNFARVASAEAPDPLTVVFKLKQPFAPFLGCFDCTSAPIVPKHIYEGTEFRKNPMNDKAIGTGPFKLKEWVRGSHVHLVRHDGYYRKDEPYLDEIVYRIIPDGASRALALENGTVQLVQWSDIEFFDVQRFKSQKNLEFTTKGYEYFAPHQWLEMNNRIAPMNDKRFRQAIMHLIDREAMNKRIYFGNAKIATGPISSKTRFYDGKVKRYEFSVEKATKLLDEMGLKPGANGKRAEIKYLVPPYGEVYQRAGEFFRQSFSKAGIDLVLVGTDMAGWAEKVGNWDYEMTQNLLYQLGDPALGVARTYISSNIKKGILFSNTQGYSNPEVDKLFEEAAVALDEAKRQELYSKVQQILVEDVPVAWTLELEYPIIYDKAFKNIVTTGIGSHETFGAVYKS from the coding sequence ATGAACAGGCGCGAATTCACTGCTGCGATGCTGGCTGCGGGTGCGGCCATCCCGCTCGGCATCACCAGGGCGGCCGGTCAGACCAGGGGCGGCACGCTCAACACCATCATCCAGCCCGAACCGCCGATCCTCGTCACGGCGTTCAACCAGCAGCAGCCGACGCTGACGCTCGGTGGCAAGATCTACGAGAGCCTTTTGAAATACGGCGCCGACCTGAAGCCGATGCCGGGCCTGGCGCAATCCTGGGAAATTTCGCCCGACGGCCTGACCTATACGTTCAAGCTGTTCCCGGGGATCACCTTCCACGATGGCAAGCCGATGACGTCGGAGGACGTGGTGTTCAGCTGCATGAAGGTGCTGACGGAAACCCATCCGCGCGCGCGGCAGAACTTTGCCCGCGTCGCATCGGCCGAGGCGCCCGACCCGCTGACGGTCGTCTTCAAGCTGAAGCAGCCTTTTGCGCCGTTCCTCGGCTGCTTCGACTGCACCTCGGCGCCGATCGTGCCCAAGCACATCTACGAGGGCACGGAATTCCGCAAGAACCCGATGAACGACAAGGCGATCGGCACCGGCCCGTTCAAGCTGAAGGAATGGGTGCGCGGCTCGCATGTGCATCTCGTCCGTCACGACGGCTACTACCGCAAGGACGAGCCCTATCTCGACGAGATCGTCTACCGTATCATCCCGGACGGCGCCTCGCGCGCGCTGGCGCTCGAGAACGGTACCGTGCAACTCGTGCAATGGTCCGACATCGAGTTCTTCGATGTCCAGCGCTTCAAGTCACAGAAGAATCTCGAATTCACCACCAAGGGTTATGAGTATTTCGCGCCGCATCAGTGGCTCGAGATGAACAACCGCATAGCTCCCATGAATGACAAGCGCTTCCGGCAGGCGATCATGCACCTGATCGACCGCGAAGCGATGAACAAGCGGATCTATTTCGGCAACGCCAAGATCGCTACCGGTCCGATCTCGTCGAAGACCCGTTTCTATGACGGCAAGGTCAAGCGCTACGAATTTTCGGTTGAAAAGGCCACCAAGCTGCTCGACGAGATGGGCCTGAAGCCCGGCGCCAACGGCAAGCGGGCCGAGATCAAGTACCTGGTACCACCCTATGGCGAGGTCTATCAGCGCGCCGGCGAATTCTTCCGCCAGAGTTTTTCCAAGGCCGGCATTGATCTGGTTCTGGTCGGCACCGACATGGCCGGCTGGGCCGAGAAGGTCGGCAACTGGGACTACGAGATGACCCAGAACCTGCTCTATCAGCTCGGCGATCCCGCGCTCGGCGTCGCCCGAACCTATATCTCGTCGAACATCAAGAAGGGCATTCTGTTCTCGAACACCCAGGGCTATTCCAACCCCGAGGTCGACAAGCTGTTCGAAGAAGCCGCCGTCGCGCTCGACGAGGCCAAGCGGCAGGAACTCTATTCCAAGGTCCAGCAGATCCTCGTCGAGGACGTGCCGGTCGCCTGGACGCTGGAGCTCGAATACCCGATCATCTACGACAAGGCGTTCAAGAACATCGTGACAACGGGGATCGGCTCACACGAGACCTTCGGCGCGGTCTACAAATCGTGA
- a CDS encoding AraC family transcriptional regulator — protein MNINVRVPATPAADASFERLCHKRCGPQAAATYAGHLQTQKRPVVAMAATYPSESMSTRHAHRRGQFILQTTGVTSMMTERGNFVIPPGHGLWIPAGVVHQSRAWGDADVQTIYVEPDRVPSYPATCRLIRTSSLLDALMDETVRMPVDYDEGGRDGRLVDLLLGEIARMPEILLHVPIPQDPRLARICEAVIADTSADLTLDDWADRSGISRRTLTRMFRRETGQSFSAWRQRVRLLEALARLGAGESVTNVALDVGYESPSAFTAMFRRELGAAPRRYLRWTETEVVLR, from the coding sequence ATGAATATCAACGTAAGAGTACCTGCGACGCCAGCCGCCGACGCCAGTTTCGAACGCCTTTGCCATAAGCGGTGCGGGCCGCAGGCCGCGGCCACCTATGCCGGACATTTGCAGACCCAGAAGCGGCCCGTCGTGGCGATGGCGGCGACTTACCCGTCCGAGAGCATGAGCACGCGGCATGCGCACCGGCGCGGCCAGTTCATCCTGCAGACCACCGGTGTCACCTCGATGATGACCGAGCGCGGCAATTTCGTCATTCCGCCGGGCCATGGCCTGTGGATTCCCGCAGGCGTTGTGCATCAGTCGCGCGCCTGGGGCGACGCTGATGTCCAGACCATCTATGTTGAGCCGGACCGGGTGCCGAGCTACCCGGCGACCTGCCGGCTGATCCGCACGTCGTCGCTGCTTGACGCATTGATGGACGAGACGGTCCGGATGCCGGTAGATTACGACGAGGGGGGGCGCGACGGACGGTTGGTCGATCTCCTGCTCGGCGAGATCGCCCGCATGCCCGAGATATTGCTGCACGTGCCGATCCCGCAGGATCCAAGGCTCGCCAGGATTTGCGAGGCCGTCATCGCCGACACCAGTGCAGACCTTACGCTCGACGATTGGGCCGACCGCAGCGGCATCAGCCGGCGCACGTTGACGCGGATGTTCCGCCGCGAAACCGGCCAAAGCTTTTCGGCCTGGCGCCAGCGCGTCCGGTTGCTGGAAGCGCTCGCCCGCCTCGGTGCAGGCGAGTCCGTCACCAACGTTGCGCTCGATGTCGGCTATGAGAGCCCGAGCGCCTTCACGGCGATGTTCCGCCGCGAACTTGGCGCCGCGCCACGCCGCTATCTGCGCTGGACCGAGACCGAGGTCGTGCTGCGATAA
- a CDS encoding sigma-70 family RNA polymerase sigma factor: MWSRSLLVLNPLIPKKAKPRDSDADGDAAAEKPVASETQTAPLPGANFERTLVNAVLSGEAGAANRFLEHVSTALWSIVVKLVGDGADGEAAFLHIVASLKAEDYARLRGFDGRSRLTTYLSLVVRDVLADQLAGQFSRAPHEAWQRFSRYFETDIRSRIGRQWPSKLGRASREDAYQEVCLKLIEDDFRRIRAYGGRGSFTGYILTVVDRILIDLVRRELPRRRLPALVARSAPLDQAIYAAVVWEGCPQDAVRLAEALRGRLEQHPTIAEIAGSVARLANMVRLERAPPATEAISLDMLLGEGGALSISESSPTPEDYLLLFEEEQRRSAFVAAVNAAAEKLPTDERLYLQILFSANEPLPARGVAKLMGCPVEEVYRLKQRSQKWLKEITLQTQKNSDMSV; this comes from the coding sequence ATGTGGTCGCGCAGCCTGCTGGTCCTGAATCCATTGATTCCGAAAAAGGCCAAGCCGCGCGACAGCGACGCTGATGGCGATGCGGCCGCCGAAAAGCCGGTCGCGTCGGAAACGCAGACGGCGCCGCTGCCCGGTGCTAACTTCGAACGCACGCTCGTCAATGCCGTTCTCTCCGGCGAGGCGGGGGCGGCCAACCGATTTCTCGAACACGTCTCGACGGCCCTGTGGTCGATCGTCGTCAAACTGGTCGGCGATGGTGCGGATGGGGAAGCCGCGTTCCTTCACATCGTCGCTTCGCTGAAGGCTGAAGATTACGCGCGGCTGCGCGGCTTCGACGGCCGCTCCCGGCTTACGACGTATTTGTCGCTCGTCGTTCGCGATGTTCTCGCCGACCAACTGGCGGGACAATTCAGCAGGGCTCCGCATGAGGCATGGCAGCGATTTTCACGTTACTTCGAGACCGACATTCGAAGCCGCATTGGCAGGCAATGGCCGAGCAAACTCGGCAGGGCCAGTCGGGAGGACGCCTATCAAGAGGTATGCCTCAAGCTGATCGAGGATGATTTTCGCCGCATTCGCGCCTACGGAGGCCGCGGCAGCTTCACCGGCTATATCCTGACCGTGGTCGATCGTATCCTAATCGATCTCGTGCGCCGGGAACTGCCGCGACGGCGCCTGCCGGCGTTGGTCGCGAGGTCGGCGCCGCTCGACCAGGCGATCTATGCAGCCGTGGTGTGGGAGGGATGTCCGCAGGACGCCGTTCGCCTTGCCGAAGCCTTGCGCGGCAGGCTGGAACAACATCCCACGATCGCTGAGATCGCCGGATCGGTCGCGCGACTTGCAAATATGGTGAGGCTGGAACGCGCGCCCCCCGCCACCGAGGCCATCTCGCTGGATATGCTGCTTGGGGAAGGCGGCGCCCTTTCAATTTCAGAGTCGTCGCCGACGCCTGAGGACTATTTGCTCCTCTTCGAGGAAGAACAGCGTCGCTCGGCGTTCGTCGCTGCCGTCAACGCGGCGGCGGAGAAGCTCCCGACCGACGAACGATTATACCTTCAGATCCTGTTTTCGGCGAATGAGCCATTGCCGGCACGCGGCGTTGCCAAGCTGATGGGCTGTCCGGTCGAGGAAGTCTATCGTTTGAAGCAGCGTAGCCAAAAGTGGTTGAAAGAAATTACGCTACAAACGCAAAAAAACTCCGATATGTCCGTCTAG
- a CDS encoding anti-sigma factor: MIERLSQESASVPDEDDGRSARRQMLELLRAHLSQAVSEGLEPSSVSAQWSEIDNAQIAAFLDGSLPRAEWDAVVARLVNDPASRAELSAAVALLDDIQAQPATVPAGLMGRAASMLAEPAQDRPSVSAATIAPASWYRRTLVWPGFALAILVVTAVPTVWNVVGGRTTAVEQGGSGDTFGRGIAVAPPSPTRKKDAQSCVDANDTPTPGAERRSETSAENDDRCRPKPPGAGQPERAAPARSN; this comes from the coding sequence ATGATCGAACGCCTCAGTCAGGAATCGGCGTCTGTGCCGGACGAGGACGACGGCCGTTCGGCCCGGCGCCAGATGCTTGAGCTGCTTCGCGCGCATCTATCGCAGGCCGTTTCGGAGGGCTTGGAGCCTTCTTCCGTTTCAGCTCAATGGAGCGAGATCGACAACGCACAAATCGCCGCGTTTCTCGACGGTTCTCTGCCGCGAGCGGAGTGGGATGCCGTTGTCGCAAGACTGGTGAACGATCCGGCGTCCCGCGCGGAGCTGTCTGCCGCGGTGGCATTGCTCGATGATATCCAGGCGCAGCCGGCGACAGTCCCGGCGGGCTTGATGGGGCGGGCCGCCAGCATGCTTGCCGAGCCGGCGCAGGACCGGCCCTCCGTTTCGGCGGCGACGATTGCGCCCGCCTCCTGGTATCGGCGCACGCTTGTGTGGCCCGGATTTGCGCTCGCGATCCTGGTCGTTACGGCGGTGCCGACGGTCTGGAACGTGGTCGGCGGCCGGACGACCGCGGTCGAGCAGGGCGGATCAGGTGACACATTCGGCCGCGGGATCGCGGTGGCTCCACCCAGTCCGACCCGGAAAAAAGATGCGCAGTCGTGCGTCGACGCGAACGACACACCCACACCGGGAGCCGAGCGTCGGAGCGAAACGTCGGCCGAAAATGATGATCGATGCCGGCCGAAGCCGCCGGGAGCCGGCCAGCCGGAGCGCGCCGCTCCGGCGCGATCGAACTGA